From Thermogemmata fonticola, one genomic window encodes:
- the rpsQ gene encoding 30S ribosomal protein S17 produces MAETNPTTSSAPTKTTGKRLLQGIVTRDKMNKTRRVEVERLVQHPRYGKYIKRRTICYVHDENNESHLGDTVEIIESRPLSRLKRWRLVRIVKKAPTRTLSHLEGAVAGSELPEPLQKTATETAASPPPQPS; encoded by the coding sequence ATGGCTGAGACCAACCCGACGACGAGCAGTGCCCCGACGAAAACTACAGGCAAACGTCTTCTCCAGGGGATCGTCACCCGCGACAAAATGAACAAAACCCGGCGGGTCGAAGTGGAACGCCTTGTGCAGCATCCCCGCTATGGCAAATACATCAAGCGCCGCACCATCTGCTACGTCCACGACGAAAACAACGAATCCCACCTCGGCGACACGGTGGAAATCATCGAATCACGCCCCCTGTCCCGCTTGAAGCGTTGGCGGCTTGTTCGCATCGTCAAAAAGGCGCCTACCCGCACGCTCTCCCACCTGGAGGGAGCTGTCGCCGGTAGCGAACTCCCGGAACCCTTGCAAAAAACCGCCACCGAGACCGCGGCTTCCCCGCCGCCTCAGCCTTCCTGA
- a CDS encoding type Z 30S ribosomal protein S14 yields the protein MKKPPEQRDKSKLLPGWELIRFRRRCRICGRGRAVYRKFGICRICFRTLASDGMIPGVRKASW from the coding sequence ATGAAAAAGCCGCCGGAGCAGCGCGACAAGAGCAAGTTGCTCCCTGGATGGGAACTGATCCGCTTTCGGCGGCGTTGCCGGATTTGCGGCCGGGGCCGGGCGGTGTACCGCAAGTTCGGTATCTGCCGCATCTGTTTCCGCACGCTGGCCAGCGATGGGATGATCCCCGGCGTTCGCAAAGCCTCGTGGTAA
- the rplO gene encoding 50S ribosomal protein L15: protein MDLTTVSLGVHRRKRKKRVGRGIGSGHGKTCGRGHKGQYSSAGSEWPSPLYEGGQMPLYRRLPKRGFTRGPWKKIYAIVNVGDLQDRFQDGERVNLQSLKQRGLIDGTFDGLRVLGDGELTRKLTVQAHHFSASAKAKIEKAGGTCEILPGPKKPVRNKMGSGKSKKG, encoded by the coding sequence ATGGATTTGACCACAGTTTCGCTCGGGGTACATCGGCGGAAGCGGAAAAAACGAGTCGGTCGCGGCATCGGTTCTGGCCACGGGAAGACCTGCGGACGCGGCCATAAAGGACAATACTCCAGCGCCGGCTCGGAATGGCCCAGTCCGCTCTACGAAGGCGGGCAAATGCCCTTGTACCGCCGCCTGCCCAAGCGGGGATTCACTCGCGGCCCGTGGAAAAAGATTTATGCCATCGTCAACGTCGGCGACCTGCAAGATCGCTTCCAGGACGGCGAGAGGGTCAATCTCCAAAGCCTCAAGCAGCGCGGATTGATCGATGGCACCTTCGATGGCCTGCGCGTCCTCGGCGATGGCGAATTGACACGCAAACTCACGGTCCAAGCCCATCATTTTTCCGCTTCGGCCAAGGCCAAAATTGAAAAAGCTGGTGGAACATGCGAAATCCTGCCTGGCCCCAAGAAGCCGGTGCGTAACAAGATGGGAAGCGGTAAGTCCAAAAAGGGCTGA
- the rplB gene encoding 50S ribosomal protein L2: MGIKQYKPTSPGRRGGMVSDFADCTFPRVNCPDKNLLVPRKKKGGRNFQGIITSRFRGGGHKKMYRLIDFKRRRDNVEATVLRIEYDPNRSARIALIEYPPDERYEYHRSYILAPEGLKAGDKVMSGESDAVEPRPGNCMPLWKIPLGMAVHNVELTPGRGGQLCRSAGCSAILQAREKDWALLQLPSGEVRKVSAKCRATIGVLSNAEHMNIALGKAGRKRWMGRRPHNRGTSQNPIDHPMGGGEGRTSGGRHPCSPTGVLSKGGKTRRRRKPSSKAIIRRRPPGRFQNTA, translated from the coding sequence ATGGGCATCAAGCAATACAAACCGACATCTCCTGGCCGGCGGGGCGGCATGGTCTCCGACTTTGCCGATTGCACGTTCCCGCGCGTGAATTGCCCGGACAAGAATCTGCTAGTCCCCCGCAAAAAGAAAGGGGGGCGCAACTTCCAGGGGATCATCACCTCGCGCTTCCGCGGCGGCGGGCACAAGAAGATGTACCGCCTCATCGATTTCAAGCGGCGGCGCGACAACGTGGAAGCCACCGTGCTGCGCATTGAGTATGACCCCAACCGCTCGGCCCGCATCGCGCTGATCGAATATCCGCCCGACGAGCGCTACGAATATCACCGCTCCTACATTCTCGCCCCGGAAGGCCTCAAGGCGGGTGACAAAGTCATGTCCGGAGAAAGCGACGCCGTGGAGCCGCGCCCGGGCAATTGCATGCCGCTCTGGAAAATCCCCCTGGGCATGGCCGTGCACAATGTCGAATTGACCCCAGGCCGCGGCGGACAACTCTGCCGCTCCGCCGGTTGCAGCGCCATCCTTCAGGCCCGGGAGAAGGATTGGGCTTTGCTCCAGCTTCCCAGTGGTGAAGTCCGCAAGGTGTCGGCCAAATGCCGCGCCACCATTGGCGTGCTCTCCAATGCCGAACATATGAATATCGCCTTGGGGAAAGCTGGGCGTAAGCGCTGGATGGGCCGCCGGCCCCATAACCGCGGCACAAGCCAGAACCCGATCGACCACCCGATGGGCGGTGGCGAAGGGCGCACCAGCGGCGGGCGGCATCCCTGCTCCCCCACCGGCGTGCTCTCCAAGGGTGGAAAAACACGCCGCCGACGCAAACCCAGCAGCAAAGCAATCATTCGTCGCCGACCGCCGGGACGCTTCCAAAATACCGCCTGA
- the rplX gene encoding 50S ribosomal protein L24 yields MHIRKDDIVEVIAGDDKGKRGKVLRVIPEKNQVVVEGINLVYRHVKPSRRNPQGGRISKEMPLDASNVALIDPVQNKPTRVGIRYLPDGSKELYAKRSGTRLRILSKPRPRYAQSANPANR; encoded by the coding sequence ATGCATATCCGCAAAGACGATATCGTCGAAGTGATCGCCGGTGACGACAAGGGCAAGCGCGGCAAAGTCCTGCGCGTCATCCCGGAGAAAAATCAAGTGGTCGTCGAGGGAATCAATTTGGTCTATCGCCATGTCAAACCGTCGCGCCGCAATCCCCAAGGGGGACGAATCTCCAAGGAAATGCCGTTGGATGCTTCCAACGTCGCCCTGATCGATCCGGTGCAGAATAAACCCACCCGTGTCGGCATCCGTTATCTCCCCGACGGCAGCAAGGAGTTGTACGCCAAGCGCAGCGGGACCCGCCTGCGGATCCTGAGCAAGCCTCGTCCTCGCTATGCCCAATCCGCGAACCCCGCCAACCGTTGA
- the rplE gene encoding 50S ribosomal protein L5, protein MTATATQLPPPRLKQLYDQEIVPALSKKFGRTNRLSLPRLEKIVINMGVGKALQDKERLKQAVEHLALIAGQRPQITKARKSISSFRLRAGYEIGCRVTLRGRRMYEFLDRLINVALPRIRDFRGVNPRSFDGHGNYSLGVSEQLIFPEVDPDTVNFTQGMDITIVTTTDSDEEARELLRLFGMPFRS, encoded by the coding sequence ATGACAGCCACTGCCACCCAATTGCCGCCGCCGCGTCTCAAACAGCTTTACGACCAAGAAATCGTACCGGCCCTCAGTAAAAAATTCGGCCGTACGAATCGCCTGAGCCTGCCGCGCCTGGAAAAAATTGTCATCAATATGGGCGTGGGGAAGGCGTTGCAAGACAAAGAACGCCTCAAGCAAGCGGTGGAGCATCTGGCCTTGATCGCCGGTCAGCGACCGCAGATCACCAAGGCCCGCAAGTCGATCAGCAGCTTCCGGCTCCGCGCCGGCTATGAAATCGGCTGCCGTGTGACGCTCCGCGGGCGACGCATGTACGAATTCCTCGACCGCCTCATCAACGTCGCCCTGCCCCGCATCCGCGACTTTCGCGGCGTCAACCCCCGAAGCTTCGACGGGCATGGCAACTACTCCCTGGGTGTCAGCGAACAACTCATCTTTCCGGAAGTGGATCCCGACACCGTCAACTTCACCCAAGGTATGGACATCACCATCGTCACGACGACTGACAGCGATGAGGAAGCCCGCGAACTCCTCCGCCTCTTCGGCATGCCCTTCCGCTCGTGA
- the rplV gene encoding 50S ribosomal protein L22, whose amino-acid sequence MPYTAKHRFADMGPRKIRPFANLVRGRNVNEALELLQFYPNRGAKLLAAVIKSAYSNADFLEHPDPDDLVVLECRVDGAPMYKRIQPRARGTAFRILRRMSHITVTLADEQEMQDLVANDLKAGGRQQNLARLALGWLKRHAV is encoded by the coding sequence ATGCCCTACACGGCCAAACATCGCTTCGCCGACATGGGACCGCGGAAAATCCGGCCCTTTGCGAATCTGGTCCGGGGACGCAACGTCAACGAGGCGCTGGAGTTGCTCCAGTTCTACCCCAACCGCGGCGCCAAACTGCTGGCGGCGGTCATCAAAAGTGCCTACAGCAATGCCGATTTCCTGGAGCATCCCGACCCCGATGACCTCGTCGTGCTGGAATGCCGCGTGGATGGCGCCCCGATGTACAAACGCATTCAGCCCCGCGCCCGTGGCACCGCCTTCCGCATCCTCCGGCGGATGTCCCACATCACCGTGACGTTGGCGGACGAACAGGAAATGCAGGATTTGGTGGCAAATGACCTCAAGGCCGGAGGGCGCCAGCAGAATCTCGCCCGACTCGCCCTCGGTTGGCTCAAACGCCACGCCGTGTGA
- the rplP gene encoding 50S ribosomal protein L16: MPLMPKRVKYRKSQRGVARGKTTRKKYHGPIRGFAQRGNYVAYGDYGLQALEGGWLSAECIEAGRITMTRFVSGEGRYYIRVFPHKPITAIPAETRMGKGKGEPEYWAAVVRPGQILFEIGGLPEAAARDCLARVAYKMPFKCRFVARRPSV; the protein is encoded by the coding sequence ATGCCACTGATGCCCAAGCGGGTCAAGTACAGAAAAAGTCAACGCGGCGTCGCCCGCGGTAAGACTACCCGCAAAAAATACCACGGCCCGATTCGCGGCTTCGCTCAGCGCGGCAATTACGTCGCTTATGGCGACTATGGCCTGCAAGCCCTGGAAGGCGGTTGGCTCTCCGCCGAGTGCATCGAAGCAGGGCGCATCACCATGACGCGCTTCGTCTCCGGCGAAGGCCGCTATTACATCCGCGTCTTCCCTCACAAGCCGATTACGGCAATTCCCGCCGAAACCCGCATGGGCAAAGGCAAGGGCGAACCGGAGTACTGGGCGGCTGTCGTGCGCCCCGGCCAAATCCTCTTTGAAATCGGGGGGCTGCCCGAAGCTGCCGCCCGCGATTGCCTCGCCCGTGTGGCTTACAAAATGCCTTTCAAGTGCCGCTTTGTCGCCCGACGCCCCAGCGTCTAG
- the rplN gene encoding 50S ribosomal protein L14, translating into MIQMYTYLDVADNTGAKEVMCIQVLGGSKKRVARIGDIIRASVKKAIPGGDVKPGDVVRGVVVRTRAATRREDGSYVRFDRNAMVLLDNENNPRGTRIFGAIPRELRTNFMKIVNLAAEVV; encoded by the coding sequence ATGATTCAGATGTACACATATTTGGATGTGGCCGATAACACCGGGGCCAAGGAAGTCATGTGCATCCAAGTCCTCGGCGGCTCGAAAAAGCGCGTCGCCCGCATCGGCGACATCATCCGTGCCAGTGTCAAAAAGGCCATCCCCGGCGGTGACGTCAAGCCGGGAGATGTCGTCCGGGGCGTGGTCGTCCGCACACGGGCCGCCACCCGTCGCGAGGATGGCAGCTACGTCCGCTTCGACCGCAACGCCATGGTCCTGCTGGACAACGAAAACAACCCCCGCGGTACCCGTATCTTTGGCGCCATCCCCCGGGAGTTGCGAACCAACTTCATGAAAATCGTCAATCTCGCCGCCGAGGTTGTCTGA
- the rpsJ gene encoding 30S ribosomal protein S10 yields MYRERIRIRLEGYDHEVLDRTAAEIVQTARETNAEVRGPIPLPTRIERYTVLRSPHIDRESREQFEIRTHKRLIDILRPTQKTIEALNKGLSLPPGVDVKIRVLSGR; encoded by the coding sequence ATGTACCGCGAACGCATTCGCATTCGGCTGGAAGGGTACGATCACGAAGTGCTCGATCGCACCGCCGCGGAGATCGTTCAAACCGCACGGGAGACCAACGCCGAAGTGCGCGGGCCTATCCCGTTGCCCACCCGGATCGAGCGCTACACCGTGCTCCGTTCTCCGCACATTGATCGGGAAAGCCGCGAACAGTTTGAAATCCGTACCCACAAGCGGTTGATCGACATCCTGCGCCCCACGCAGAAGACGATCGAGGCATTGAACAAAGGATTGAGTCTGCCGCCAGGAGTCGATGTCAAAATCCGCGTATTGTCCGGGCGGTAG
- the rpsH gene encoding 30S ribosomal protein S8, translating to MMTDPIADMLTRIRNANAIERPYVEMPATKMKVAIARVLQEEGFILGYRVGKYVTVQTENGAETQFQPVETLSEPHLILQIFLKYGPDGEKVIRHIERYSKPGRRVYMGYKELRPVLDGLGIAVLSTSKGVLSDRQARKQKVGGEVICTVW from the coding sequence ATGATGACTGACCCGATTGCAGATATGTTGACCCGGATCCGCAACGCCAACGCCATCGAGCGCCCGTATGTGGAAATGCCCGCCACCAAGATGAAGGTGGCCATCGCGCGAGTTCTTCAGGAGGAAGGGTTCATACTCGGCTACCGGGTCGGCAAGTATGTCACGGTCCAGACGGAAAACGGTGCCGAGACCCAATTTCAACCCGTCGAGACGCTCAGCGAACCGCACCTGATCCTCCAGATCTTTCTCAAGTACGGTCCGGATGGCGAAAAGGTCATCCGTCATATTGAACGGTACTCCAAACCGGGACGGCGCGTGTATATGGGCTACAAAGAGCTACGCCCGGTGCTGGACGGATTGGGAATCGCGGTGCTCAGCACCAGCAAAGGCGTATTGTCCGACCGCCAAGCCCGCAAGCAGAAAGTCGGCGGGGAAGTGATCTGCACGGTTTGGTAA
- the rplW gene encoding 50S ribosomal protein L23: MARTRPHPKKYLRKLALRRPCVHGKPGLELRPYQVLLRPLVTEKGTHLSEHRNTYCFQVHPAANKIQIKAAVEEMYQVRVLEVRTQNRKGKRRRFRNIIGQMPSWKKAIVKVHPEDKIEFY, from the coding sequence ATGGCACGCACTCGACCCCATCCGAAAAAATACCTGCGCAAGCTGGCCCTGCGCCGCCCCTGCGTTCACGGCAAGCCGGGACTGGAATTGCGCCCGTACCAGGTTCTCCTCCGTCCCTTAGTCACCGAAAAGGGGACCCACCTGAGCGAGCACCGCAACACCTACTGCTTCCAGGTGCATCCTGCGGCCAACAAGATTCAGATCAAAGCCGCCGTCGAGGAGATGTACCAGGTCCGGGTGCTCGAAGTCCGCACCCAGAACCGCAAGGGCAAGCGCCGCCGCTTCCGCAACATCATCGGCCAAATGCCGAGTTGGAAAAAAGCGATCGTCAAGGTCCATCCAGAGGACAAGATCGAATTCTATTGA
- the rpsE gene encoding 30S ribosomal protein S5 has protein sequence MARERREKGDLDAYDQVELKDYVVKIRRCAAVVKGGRRFSFNALVVVGDGKGRVAYGYGKANEVQPAVEKACKEGEAKVRRSNPYSLRGTTIPHRVIGRYGASKVIMIPAGPGTGVKAGPGVREVLQACGITDILTKVHGSTNPINLVKATLNGLEQLRTKEQVAALRGVPL, from the coding sequence ATGGCACGGGAACGTCGCGAGAAAGGTGATCTTGACGCCTACGATCAGGTAGAGCTGAAGGATTATGTGGTCAAGATTCGGCGGTGCGCGGCCGTCGTGAAGGGAGGCCGCCGCTTCAGCTTCAACGCCCTGGTCGTGGTCGGTGACGGCAAGGGGCGCGTGGCCTACGGCTATGGCAAAGCCAACGAAGTCCAACCTGCCGTTGAGAAAGCCTGCAAGGAAGGCGAGGCCAAAGTCCGCCGTTCCAATCCGTATTCGCTCCGCGGCACGACCATTCCCCATCGGGTCATCGGGCGATACGGAGCCAGCAAAGTCATCATGATCCCCGCGGGACCAGGAACGGGCGTCAAGGCCGGTCCCGGCGTGCGGGAGGTCCTCCAGGCGTGCGGCATTACGGACATCCTTACCAAGGTCCACGGGAGCACCAATCCCATCAACCTGGTGAAAGCGACTCTCAACGGGCTGGAACAACTGCGAACCAAGGAGCAAGTGGCCGCCCTGCGCGGCGTACCCCTGTAA
- the rpsC gene encoding 30S ribosomal protein S3: protein MGQKVRPTGFRTGIMRPWRSIWYAGKQDFAELLLEDFAIRKFIHKYLTRQRERKEQRPAISEIRIERTRERVTVYIASSRVGAIIGKKGEKIEKLTKALEKLTRRHIEIKTIEVTRPEIDAQLIAEDIAEQLERRASFRRTMKQAMQKAMENGARGVKVQLSGRLGGAEMARCEKAMEGSVPLSTLRCKIDYGFTEAATPQGNIGIKVWVNQGDYLTGDTIDATDAQAGQVQKKSTRRRPR, encoded by the coding sequence ATGGGGCAGAAGGTACGACCGACCGGCTTCCGCACGGGCATCATGCGTCCCTGGCGTAGCATCTGGTATGCCGGGAAACAGGACTTTGCCGAACTTTTGCTGGAAGACTTCGCCATCCGCAAGTTCATCCATAAGTACCTAACCCGCCAACGCGAACGCAAGGAACAACGTCCGGCGATCTCCGAAATCCGCATCGAGAGGACCCGCGAGCGCGTCACGGTTTACATCGCTTCTTCCCGTGTCGGTGCGATCATCGGCAAGAAGGGGGAAAAGATCGAGAAACTGACCAAGGCATTGGAGAAGCTGACCCGCCGCCACATCGAAATCAAGACGATCGAGGTCACGCGCCCTGAAATCGATGCGCAACTGATTGCGGAGGACATCGCGGAGCAACTGGAGCGCCGGGCCAGCTTCCGTCGCACCATGAAACAAGCGATGCAGAAAGCGATGGAAAACGGCGCCCGCGGTGTCAAGGTACAGCTTTCCGGCCGCCTCGGTGGAGCTGAAATGGCCCGCTGCGAAAAGGCCATGGAAGGCTCTGTACCGCTGTCTACCCTCCGCTGCAAAATCGATTACGGATTCACCGAAGCTGCCACACCCCAAGGCAACATCGGCATCAAAGTCTGGGTCAATCAAGGGGATTACTTGACGGGAGATACCATCGATGCCACTGATGCCCAAGCGGGTCAAGTACAGAAAAAGTCAACGCGGCGTCGCCCGCGGTAA
- the rpmC gene encoding 50S ribosomal protein L29: MVPKTRELRGMSDEQLLTTLRDLEKHLFTLRVQAATDRLKAPAEVRKTKRAIARVKTIQRQRELEKLRQLPPDQLQARIERLEKRVEEDQPGKRRAFRQAQRLKRFLAEKMAAPKT; this comes from the coding sequence ATGGTTCCGAAAACCCGTGAACTCCGCGGCATGAGCGACGAACAACTGCTCACCACCCTGCGCGACCTGGAAAAACATCTGTTCACCCTGCGCGTGCAGGCGGCCACAGATCGCCTCAAAGCCCCGGCGGAAGTCCGTAAAACCAAGCGGGCCATTGCACGGGTCAAAACGATCCAACGCCAGAGGGAACTTGAAAAACTCCGCCAGCTTCCCCCCGATCAACTCCAGGCCCGTATCGAACGCCTGGAAAAACGAGTCGAAGAGGATCAGCCCGGCAAACGCCGCGCCTTCCGCCAGGCCCAACGCCTCAAACGCTTCCTGGCAGAAAAAATGGCCGCTCCCAAGACCTAA
- the rpsS gene encoding 30S ribosomal protein S19, translating to MSRSLKKGPYVDERLLAKVLKQGLNKEPIKTWSRDCTIVPEFVGATFLVHNGKTFHRVYVTEEMVGHKLGEFSPTRIFKGHSGGKAKAAGGK from the coding sequence ATGAGCCGATCGCTGAAAAAAGGTCCGTACGTCGATGAGCGGCTATTGGCTAAAGTCCTCAAACAGGGCTTGAACAAAGAGCCGATCAAAACTTGGTCGCGGGATTGCACCATAGTTCCGGAGTTTGTCGGGGCCACCTTCCTCGTGCATAATGGCAAGACTTTCCACCGGGTCTATGTCACCGAGGAAATGGTGGGCCACAAACTCGGCGAGTTCTCCCCGACCCGGATCTTCAAAGGCCACTCCGGAGGCAAGGCGAAAGCGGCCGGCGGCAAGTGA
- the rplF gene encoding 50S ribosomal protein L6: protein MSRIGRQPIVVPAGVKVTLQNGEITVEGPKGKLQWKYHPHMQVAFDGKKIVVTRPNDERENRALHGLTRALIYNMIVGVTQGYEKRLKVEGVGFQAAMKGKGVELTVGYANRIYHEPPPGVTVSVPDPTTIVVSGIDKQKVGQFAAEIRASRKPEPYKGKGIRYENEVVRRKEGKSFASGGK from the coding sequence ATGTCACGTATTGGCCGTCAACCCATTGTTGTGCCGGCGGGAGTCAAAGTGACTCTTCAGAACGGCGAAATCACCGTGGAAGGTCCTAAAGGGAAGCTCCAGTGGAAGTATCATCCGCACATGCAGGTGGCCTTCGACGGCAAAAAGATCGTGGTCACTCGCCCCAATGACGAGCGGGAGAATCGCGCCCTGCACGGTTTGACGCGGGCGCTCATTTACAACATGATCGTGGGCGTGACCCAAGGATACGAGAAACGGCTGAAGGTCGAGGGAGTCGGCTTTCAGGCCGCCATGAAGGGCAAGGGGGTCGAGTTGACGGTGGGGTATGCCAACCGGATTTATCACGAACCGCCGCCGGGCGTGACGGTGTCGGTACCAGACCCGACGACCATCGTGGTGAGCGGAATCGACAAGCAGAAGGTGGGCCAATTTGCCGCGGAGATTCGGGCCAGCCGTAAGCCGGAGCCATACAAAGGTAAGGGCATCCGTTACGAAAATGAAGTCGTTCGCCGCAAGGAAGGGAAGTCCTTCGCTTCCGGCGGTAAGTGA
- the rplD gene encoding 50S ribosomal protein L4, whose translation MSASTPSTESPNVPPLIREVTGILRVPVLDRQGQAVDTVEIDPALFGGKINRQLMHDVVLMYLANQRAGTHHTLRRGEVAGSTRKLFRQKGTGYARVGSIRTNKRRGGGTAKGPKPRDYEYHLPKKAVRAATRMAILSKFVDEEVVLLDDLSLPAPKTREMAALLQGITIGTRTVGEGEQAREQRLTLRDTTVLIGTPQLDHMIYRAARNLPGVRVLPVAEFNCYTVLRYKRLLLSRAALQALLQKYQAERAAATT comes from the coding sequence ATGAGTGCTTCCACACCATCGACGGAATCGCCGAACGTTCCCCCGTTGATTCGGGAGGTCACCGGCATCCTGCGCGTCCCGGTTCTGGATCGCCAGGGACAGGCGGTCGACACCGTGGAGATCGATCCCGCCCTCTTCGGAGGGAAGATCAATCGCCAACTCATGCACGATGTGGTGCTGATGTATCTGGCCAACCAGCGGGCCGGTACCCATCACACCCTGCGGCGTGGAGAAGTGGCAGGAAGTACCCGCAAGCTCTTCCGCCAAAAGGGCACCGGTTATGCCCGCGTCGGCTCGATCCGCACCAACAAGCGCCGCGGCGGTGGGACAGCCAAGGGACCCAAACCGCGCGACTACGAATACCATCTGCCGAAAAAAGCCGTCCGGGCCGCCACCCGCATGGCCATCCTGTCCAAGTTCGTGGATGAGGAAGTCGTGCTCCTGGATGATCTCTCCCTGCCCGCCCCCAAAACGCGGGAGATGGCCGCCCTGCTCCAGGGCATCACCATCGGCACACGGACCGTGGGGGAAGGCGAACAGGCCCGTGAACAACGCCTCACCCTGCGCGACACCACCGTCCTGATTGGCACGCCGCAACTGGACCATATGATCTACCGGGCCGCCCGCAATCTGCCCGGCGTTCGCGTCCTGCCGGTGGCGGAATTCAACTGCTACACCGTCCTGCGGTACAAACGGCTGCTGCTGTCCCGCGCCGCCCTGCAAGCCCTCCTCCAAAAGTACCAAGCGGAGCGAGCCGCCGCAACAACATGA
- the secY gene encoding preprotein translocase subunit SecY, translated as MNWRAIALLSGIVALTGAVFSAVWGGPGSLTWTLSLFGGAAVVIGVAPEQLFLIFRIPELRKKIFITLLFLAVYRIGYYIPLPVVDQAKLAEKMQQMRTGPLGQVLSFVSLFSGGNLSMACIFSLGIMPYISASIIIQLLASGVMPSLEKLRKEGETGRKKLNEITRYVTVPICMIQALMVVNQLYRPEAEGGFGVIAPGYQGTFNVLWFGFAAILTMTVGTIFLMWLGEQIDEYGIGNGISLIIMAGIVARIPDATTTLLIDSATGQLKESVLTLGGTTGDISFEKLIVMAILFLAVVVGVIAMTKAQRRIPTQSARHVRGRRVYGGTRQFLPMRVNAAGVMPVIFASTLLILPYVLFSAIDSISGGEVAWARTLARLFQDHRSWLYNVMYIAMIYLFTYFWVAITFNPKEIADNLKDHGSFIPGYRPGSHTANYLEKVLMRITYVGAAFLAVIAIIPNIITSGLEIPWQVASFYGGTGLLIVVSVALDLIQKINSHLVMRNYPQLTEE; from the coding sequence ATGAATTGGCGAGCGATTGCACTGCTATCGGGTATTGTGGCGCTCACGGGCGCTGTCTTTTCCGCGGTGTGGGGAGGGCCGGGTAGCCTTACCTGGACCCTCAGCCTCTTCGGAGGGGCCGCGGTCGTGATCGGTGTAGCGCCGGAGCAACTCTTCCTCATTTTCCGCATCCCGGAACTCCGCAAAAAGATTTTCATCACCCTTCTGTTTCTGGCGGTTTACCGCATCGGTTATTACATCCCCTTGCCGGTGGTGGACCAGGCCAAACTGGCGGAGAAGATGCAGCAAATGCGCACCGGACCGCTCGGCCAGGTGCTCAGTTTTGTGTCCCTGTTCTCCGGCGGAAACCTGAGCATGGCCTGCATCTTCTCCCTGGGGATTATGCCCTACATCTCCGCTTCGATCATCATCCAATTACTCGCCAGCGGTGTGATGCCCTCCCTGGAGAAACTGCGTAAGGAAGGGGAAACGGGCCGGAAGAAACTCAATGAAATCACCCGCTACGTCACCGTTCCCATTTGCATGATTCAGGCACTCATGGTGGTCAACCAACTTTACCGGCCAGAAGCGGAGGGCGGATTTGGCGTCATTGCTCCCGGCTACCAGGGCACCTTCAACGTCCTGTGGTTTGGCTTCGCCGCCATTCTGACCATGACGGTCGGGACGATCTTCCTGATGTGGCTGGGGGAGCAGATCGACGAATACGGCATCGGCAACGGGATTTCCCTGATCATCATGGCTGGGATCGTGGCCCGCATTCCAGATGCCACCACGACGCTGCTGATCGACAGCGCCACCGGACAGCTCAAGGAATCCGTGCTCACCCTGGGAGGGACCACGGGGGACATTAGCTTTGAAAAACTGATTGTCATGGCGATCCTGTTTTTGGCGGTAGTGGTCGGCGTTATTGCCATGACGAAAGCCCAGCGGCGCATTCCGACGCAATCGGCGCGCCATGTCCGTGGGCGGCGGGTTTACGGGGGCACCCGGCAATTCCTACCCATGCGGGTGAATGCCGCCGGCGTCATGCCCGTGATCTTCGCCAGCACCCTCCTGATCCTTCCGTATGTCCTCTTCAGTGCTATCGACAGCATCTCTGGCGGAGAGGTGGCCTGGGCACGCACCTTGGCCCGCCTCTTCCAAGATCACCGCTCCTGGCTCTACAACGTTATGTACATCGCCATGATCTATCTCTTCACCTACTTCTGGGTGGCCATCACCTTCAATCCCAAAGAGATTGCGGACAACTTGAAGGACCACGGCAGCTTCATTCCGGGGTATCGTCCCGGTTCCCACACGGCGAATTACCTGGAAAAAGTGTTGATGCGTATCACCTACGTCGGCGCTGCGTTCCTGGCGGTGATTGCGATCATTCCCAATATCATCACCAGCGGTCTGGAAATCCCCTGGCAAGTAGCCAGCTTTTATGGAGGAACAGGTCTGCTGATCGTCGTCAGCGTCGCTTTGGACCTGATCCAGAAGATTAACAGTCACTTGGTGATGCGCAATTATCCGCAATTGACGGAGGAGTGA